The following coding sequences are from one Octopus bimaculoides isolate UCB-OBI-ISO-001 chromosome 3, ASM119413v2, whole genome shotgun sequence window:
- the LOC106879384 gene encoding ATP-dependent DNA helicase PIF1-like has translation MCELTQTTDLSIVCIMALNESVSEFNNLMLDKFGISAVEIAAVDSSMRQTKCQKKKAKSKKLITKAKKNKKTSNTAGLETVLKVGINARVIPKCNMDVDSGLCNGAMGTVKRLNYEFGKITSIDVLFDCLNKVFSIKTVKADYELSPGVFITRDQFPLCIAYAISIPKSQGISVDGVIVDLGIGVFSDGMTYVALSIARKLQCSLD, from the coding sequence ATGTGTGAACTGACTCAGACAACTGATTTGAGTATCGTTTGTATTATGGCTCTGAACGAGTCGGTATCGGAGTTTAACAATCTTATGCTCGATAAATTTGGCATTAGTGCTGTCGAGATTGCGGCTGTTGATTCCAGCATGCGGCAAACCAAATGTCaaaaaaagaaagctaaaagCAAGAAGTTGATCAccaaggcaaaaaaaaacaagaaaacatctaATACTGCCGGCCTTGAAACCGTCCTTAAAGTTGGCATTAATGCTCGAGTAATACCTAAGTGCAACATGGACGTGGATAGCGGTTTGTGCAACGGTGCGATGGGAACTGTCAAGAGACTCAACTACGAATTTGGAAAGATTACTTCTATTGACGTTCTTTTTGATTGTTTGAACAAAGTTTTTTCCATCAAAACTGTCAAAGCCGATTACGAATTGTCTCCTGGTGTGTTCATCACCAGAGATCAATTTCCCTTGTGTATTGCATATGCAATTTCTATCCCCAAATCACAGGGAATAAGCGTCGATGGCGTCATTGTTGATTTGGGGATCGGCGTTTTCTCCGACGGTATGACTTATGTGGCCTTGTCCATAGCTCGCAAACTGCAATGTTCACTTGATTGA